In the Bacilli bacterium genome, one interval contains:
- the zapA gene encoding cell division protein ZapA, protein MNDAEKTRVTVDIYGMQYRLMGNSSTEYMQKVAGHVNEQMNKIAKGHPRLDLPRIAVLAAVNVADEYFRMKEQWEERLNDQEVREWQQKYSKLEQAHNALLRERETAAAKPPGDCEECARLREELAKLQEEYEKLQNEYNEWIQLTENE, encoded by the coding sequence ATGAATGATGCGGAAAAGACGAGGGTAACCGTTGATATTTATGGCATGCAATACAGATTAATGGGCAATTCGAGCACGGAATATATGCAAAAGGTAGCCGGACATGTCAACGAGCAGATGAACAAGATTGCCAAAGGCCATCCTCGCCTGGATCTGCCGCGGATTGCCGTGCTTGCCGCAGTGAATGTGGCCGACGAATATTTTCGGATGAAAGAGCAATGGGAAGAGCGCCTGAACGATCAGGAAGTCCGCGAGTGGCAGCAAAAATACAGCAAGTTGGAGCAAGCGCACAACGCTTTATTGCGCGAGCGGGAGACGGCAGCCGCCAAGCCGCCGGGCGACTGTGAAGAATGCGCCCGTTTGCGCGAAGAGCTGGCCAAATTGCAGGAAGAATATGAAAAATTGCAGAATGAATACAATGAATGGATACAATTGACGGAAAATGAATGA
- a CDS encoding CvpA family protein, translating to MNEWIKTAADNLNALDWAIIVLAAASLIIGYIRGFVRQLLSVAGWIIAYLAAHSFYEKLSHMLQKSAPLAAWKEYDQYAFMVEGLKLDRYVYNAVAFALLFFGVKFLLSIFARIFDLLANLPGIAFFNKWGGVLLAFSETVIVFVIAVNVMNAIPATQVQHLLTNSKIVTWYMENAPAATEWLKVMWNK from the coding sequence ATGAATGAATGGATTAAAACGGCGGCCGACAATCTCAATGCGCTTGATTGGGCCATTATCGTTCTTGCGGCGGCAAGCCTGATCATAGGCTATATCCGCGGTTTTGTGCGCCAGCTTTTGTCTGTGGCCGGTTGGATAATCGCCTATTTGGCGGCGCATTCGTTTTACGAAAAGCTTTCGCATATGCTGCAAAAATCGGCGCCGCTTGCCGCGTGGAAAGAGTACGACCAATACGCCTTTATGGTGGAAGGGCTGAAACTGGATCGCTATGTCTATAATGCGGTCGCTTTCGCGCTTCTGTTTTTCGGCGTTAAATTTCTGCTATCTATTTTTGCCCGGATTTTCGATTTGCTCGCGAACTTGCCGGGCATTGCCTTTTTCAACAAGTGGGGCGGCGTGCTTTTGGCGTTTTCCGAGACGGTTATCGTTTTCGTGATTGCCGTCAACGTGATGAATGCCATCCCGGCGACACAGGTGCAGCATTTGCTGACAAACTCAAAAATTGTTACGTGGTATATGGAAAACGCTCCCGCGGCAACCGAATGGCTAAAGGTGATGTGGAACAAATAG
- a CDS encoding glycoside hydrolase family 2 protein, which yields MPSRAFAKYVWLELANLDGVFSDNCLDLSAGEQRTVYLRKNTLSQRATSAQLARELLVYSAYDIAE from the coding sequence ATGCCATCGCGGGCGTTTGCCAAATATGTCTGGCTGGAACTGGCGAATCTGGACGGCGTATTCAGCGATAACTGCCTCGATTTGTCCGCCGGTGAACAACGGACCGTTTATTTGCGGAAAAATACGCTGTCTCAGCGCGCGACGTCTGCACAACTGGCTCGCGAATTGCTCGTATACAGCGCTTACGATATCGCGGAATAA